A DNA window from Primulina tabacum isolate GXHZ01 chromosome 12, ASM2559414v2, whole genome shotgun sequence contains the following coding sequences:
- the LOC142520322 gene encoding uncharacterized protein LOC142520322: protein MIQNTVQFGGNALDDPNTHIADFLEICDTFKFNGVSDDAVRLRLFPFSLRDKAKSWLNCLPVGSITTWEDMAKAFLLKYFPPSKTMKLQADITTFSQFETMIDAAAYGNLLRKTAEEGYELLEEMAASSYNPQSESNTQRRNAGVHQVTDFSAVTAQLEALNRKIDSMNVNGTAMRLQEIFCKKYGGEHYVKECQDSDNRAPYQATRPKEQVKAIALRSGKWLEQEEKEKEDQREGAVDTSTGKSSKSTPAPTAQSTIAIPPPFSAALKKARLDAQFGKFLEIFKKFHINISFADALMQMQSYAKFLKDNIANERKLEDHMTINLTENCSALVQNKIPPKLKDQGVFFIPCVIGDIVFHKALKLGLGEPKQTQMSLQLADGSVKHPRGVKEDVLVKVGKFTFPTDFVVLDMEEDREVPLILGRPFFETGKAVIEVQEGKLRLRVGKEEITFNDAMKDPLEATLTTELKEDELDEENLQEWRTEPPTRELKPRPPHLKYVYLERTKRAPDKRITSREFKEGETVLLYNSKLRLFPGKLKSRWTGPYMITKVFPLGDITVRDEKNESFTVNAQRLKKYLGGTGERQIGVTRFQNNQN from the exons atgatccagaacactgtccaattcGGTGGGAATGCGCTGGATGATCCGAACACTCACATCGCCGACTTCTtagaaatttgcgatacttttaaatttaatggagtttcagATGATGCTGTTAGACTACGTTTATTTCCGTTCTCTTTGCGTGATAAAGCTAAATCTTGGTtaaattgtttgcctgtaggaTCAATCACAACTTGGGAAGACATGGCTAAGGCATTCCTCttgaaatactttcctccatcgaAAACCATGAAGCTGCAAGCGGACATAACCACCTTCTCTCAATTTGA AACCATGATAGATGCTGCGGCCTACGGAAATCTGTTGAGGAAAACGGCCGAAGAGGGTTATGAGTTActagaggagatggctgctagcagctataACCCTCAATCTGAGAGTAACACTCAGCGAAGGAATGCAGGAGTACACCAGGTAACTGATTTTTCAGCTGTCACTGCACAATTAGAAGCACTTAACAGGAAAATAGACAGCATGAACGTAAACGGGACAGCGATGCGCCTGCAAGAgatattttgtaaaaaataCGGAGGAGAACACTATGTTAAGGAATGTCAAGACAGTG ATAACCGGGCACCTTACCAAGCAACACGGCCGaaagagcaagtgaaagccATAGCATTGAGGAGCGGAAAATGGCTTGAACAAGAagagaaagaaaaagaagatcAACGAGAGGGAGCGGTTGACACATCTACAGGTAAATCTTCTAAATCTACACCcgcacccactgcacaatctaCAATTGCAATTCCCCCACCTTTCTCTGCAGCATTAAAAAAGGCGAGATTGGATGCGCAATTTGGTAAGTTCTTAGAGATATTCAAAAAATTTCACATTAATATTTCTTTTGCTGATGCTCTGATGCAAATGCAGAGCTATGCTAAATTTCTGAAAGACAATATAGCTAACGAGAGGAAGTTGGAAGATCACATGACGATAAACTTGACTGAGAACTGCTCTGCATTGGTACAAAACAAGATACCACCGAAACTAAAAGACCAGGGAGTTTTTTTTATTCCTTGCGTGATTGGTGatattgtttttcataaagcctt gaaACTTGGATTGGGCGAGCCTAAACAAACACAGATGTCCTTACAACTAGCTGACGGTTCCGTAAAACATCCACGAGGAGTcaaagaagatgtgttggtgAAAGTGGGAAAGTTTACATTTCCTAcagattttgtggtgcttgacatggaAGAGGATAGGGAGGTGCCTTTGATTTTAGGAAGACCGTTCTTTGAAACCGGCAAGGCCGTGATTGAAgtgcaagaagggaagttgagattgagagtgggaaAGGAAGAAATcacttttaat GATGCTATGAAGGACCCATTGGAAGCTACGCTCACCACTGAATTGAAGGAGGATGAACTTGATGAAGAAAATTTGCAAGAGTGGCGTACT GAACCGCCAACACGTGAGCTAAAACCACGGCCTCCACACCTGAAGTACGTGTACTTAGAGCGTACAAAGCGAGCACCTGACAAGCGCATCACGTCGAGAGAATTCAAAGAAGGTGAAACGGTGCTGCTATACAACTCCAAGCTGCGCCTGTTTCCTGGCAAGCTCAAGTCAAGGTGGACGGGCCCTTACATGATCACCAAGGTGTTTCCACTGGGAGACATAACTGTGAGAGATGAAAAAAATGAGTCATTCACAGTCAATGCTCAACGACTGAAGAAATATTTAGGTGGCACAGGGGAACGACAAATTGGAGTCACTCGATTCCAAAACAATCAGAATTGA